Proteins encoded in a region of the Pseudomonas denitrificans (nom. rej.) genome:
- the dksA gene encoding RNA polymerase-binding protein DksA, with translation MTEQELLAQPGEAYMSEAQQGYFRALLLDQRDELQGRIEEELQALQDTERASDEADVASREESRQWQLRLLEREKKLLDKIDQALERLARGDYGWCEETGEPIGLRRLLLRPTASLCIEAKERQERRELHVREA, from the coding sequence ATGACCGAACAGGAACTGCTCGCCCAGCCCGGCGAGGCCTACATGAGCGAGGCGCAACAGGGCTATTTCCGCGCACTGCTGCTGGACCAGCGCGACGAACTGCAAGGGCGCATCGAGGAAGAGTTACAGGCGCTGCAGGACACCGAGCGGGCCAGCGACGAAGCCGATGTCGCCAGCCGCGAGGAGTCGCGCCAGTGGCAACTGCGCCTGCTGGAGCGCGAGAAGAAGCTGCTCGACAAGATCGACCAGGCGCTGGAGCGCCTGGCCCGGGGCGATTACGGCTGGTGCGAGGAAACCGGCGAACCGATCGGTCTGCGCCGCCTGCTGCTGCGCCCCACCGCCTCGCTGTGCATCGAGGCCAAGGAGCGCCAGGAACGGCGCGAACTGCACGTCCGCGAAGCCTGA
- the zigA gene encoding zinc metallochaperone GTPase ZigA: MNAPLPVTVLSGFLGAGKSTLLNHVLKNREDLKVAVIVNDMSEINIDGREVQRDVSLNRGQERLVEMSNGCICCTLREDLLEEVSRLASEGRFDYLLIESTGISEPLPVAETFTFRDEQGRSLSDLARLDTLVTVVDGLNFLADYQGADSLAERGETLGEDDERSLSDLLVEQVEFADVILVSKIDLIGSAERDELLAILRRLNPDADIQPMVMGQVPLASILDTGRFDFQRAERAPGWLKELRGEHLPETEAYGISSDVYRARRPFHPQRFHDFLARPWSNGRLLRSKGFFWLASRYREAGSWSQAGGLMRHGLAGRWWRFVPREHWPQDTTELQGVLRHWREDSGDCRQELVFIGQNLDFPRLFAELDDCLLDEEEMAAGTTAWKRLPDPFEPWEADA; this comes from the coding sequence GTGAACGCCCCACTCCCCGTCACCGTCCTGTCCGGCTTCCTTGGCGCCGGCAAGAGCACGCTGCTCAACCATGTGCTGAAGAACCGCGAGGACCTCAAGGTCGCGGTCATCGTCAACGACATGAGCGAAATCAACATCGACGGCCGCGAGGTGCAGCGCGATGTCAGCCTCAACCGTGGCCAGGAGCGCCTCGTGGAGATGAGCAACGGCTGCATCTGCTGCACCCTGCGCGAGGACCTGCTGGAAGAGGTCAGCCGCCTCGCCAGCGAAGGTCGCTTCGACTACCTGCTGATCGAATCCACCGGCATCTCCGAACCGCTGCCGGTGGCCGAGACTTTCACCTTCCGCGACGAGCAGGGCCGCAGCCTGTCTGACCTGGCGCGGCTGGACACGCTGGTCACGGTGGTCGACGGGCTGAACTTCCTCGCTGACTACCAGGGCGCCGACAGCCTCGCCGAGCGCGGCGAAACCCTGGGCGAGGACGACGAGCGCTCACTCAGCGACCTGCTGGTGGAGCAGGTGGAGTTCGCCGACGTGATCCTGGTGAGCAAGATCGACCTGATCGGCAGCGCCGAGCGTGACGAGTTGCTGGCGATCCTGCGCCGGCTCAACCCGGACGCCGACATCCAGCCCATGGTCATGGGCCAGGTGCCGCTGGCGAGCATCCTCGACACCGGCCGCTTCGACTTCCAGCGCGCCGAGCGGGCGCCGGGCTGGCTCAAGGAACTGCGCGGCGAGCACCTGCCGGAGACCGAGGCCTATGGCATCTCCTCGGATGTCTACCGGGCGCGCCGGCCCTTCCACCCGCAGCGCTTCCACGACTTCCTCGCCCGGCCCTGGAGCAACGGCCGGCTGCTGCGCTCCAAGGGCTTCTTCTGGCTCGCCAGCCGCTACCGCGAGGCCGGTAGCTGGTCCCAGGCCGGCGGCCTGATGCGTCACGGCCTGGCCGGGCGCTGGTGGCGCTTCGTCCCGCGCGAGCACTGGCCGCAGGACACCACCGAGCTGCAGGGCGTGCTGCGCCACTGGCGCGAAGACAGCGGCGATTGCCGCCAGGAACTGGTGTTCATCGGCCAGAACCTGGACTTCCCGCGGCTGTTCGCCGAGCTGGACGACTGCCTGCTCGACGAAGAAGAAATGGCCGCCGGCACCACCGCCTGGAAACGCCTGCCCGATCCCTTCGAACCCTGGGAGGCCGACGCCTGA
- a CDS encoding DUF1826 domain-containing protein, with amino-acid sequence MLALETPVWPRQVLSDDPQVLAEVLKEDVNLAVWQRTLYPEISSFAGWLGTQALDLTQSLEVVDERVELGDLLRQYAMLDGCTLFRSDLQWLAEAFACLTGAQRIGLRLRSLDKAMCPRFHVDHVPLRLVTTYSGPASQWLEEWAMARARLGDAAAEPVSRAEIREMAAGDVGLFKGEKWAGNLGGGIVHRSPLPAPGERRLLLTLDWLG; translated from the coding sequence ATGCTCGCCCTCGAAACCCCCGTCTGGCCGCGCCAGGTGCTCAGCGACGATCCGCAGGTGCTCGCCGAAGTGCTCAAGGAAGACGTCAACCTGGCCGTCTGGCAACGCACGCTGTACCCGGAAATCAGCAGCTTCGCCGGTTGGCTGGGGACCCAGGCGCTGGACCTGACGCAGAGCCTCGAGGTGGTCGATGAGCGCGTCGAACTGGGCGACCTGCTGCGCCAGTACGCCATGCTCGACGGCTGCACGCTGTTTCGCAGCGACCTGCAATGGCTGGCCGAAGCCTTCGCCTGCCTGACCGGTGCGCAGCGCATCGGCCTGCGCCTGCGCAGCCTGGACAAGGCCATGTGTCCGCGCTTCCACGTCGATCACGTGCCGCTGCGCCTGGTCACGACCTACTCGGGCCCCGCCAGCCAATGGCTCGAGGAGTGGGCCATGGCCCGCGCACGGCTGGGCGATGCGGCGGCCGAACCGGTCAGCCGGGCCGAGATCCGCGAGATGGCCGCCGGCGACGTGGGGCTGTTCAAGGGCGAGAAATGGGCCGGCAATCTCGGCGGCGGCATCGTCCACCGCTCGCCGCTGCCGGCGCCGGGTGAGCGACGCCTGCTGCTCACGCTCGACTGGCTCGGCTGA
- a CDS encoding NADH:ubiquinone oxidoreductase — protein MRLLLPLALACLPLLAHGEACVVHTQGKDVDVKVCQQNRTIPEKLFREGFCQPQLKDQMVEVTYAENCPSGAFGVCENAQTQGVPYRQDIHYYGVASDARVLQPFCEQQSNGHWRKPQ, from the coding sequence ATGCGCCTGTTGCTGCCTCTCGCCCTCGCCTGCCTGCCCCTGCTCGCCCACGGCGAGGCCTGCGTGGTGCACACCCAGGGCAAGGACGTCGACGTGAAGGTCTGCCAGCAGAATCGCACCATCCCGGAAAAACTCTTCCGCGAGGGTTTCTGCCAGCCGCAGCTCAAGGACCAGATGGTCGAGGTGACCTACGCCGAGAATTGCCCCAGCGGCGCCTTCGGTGTCTGCGAGAACGCCCAGACCCAGGGCGTGCCCTATCGCCAGGACATCCACTACTACGGCGTGGCCAGCGACGCGCGCGTCCTCCAGCCCTTCTGCGAACAACAGAGCAACGGCCACTGGCGCAAACCGCAGTAA